The uncultured Fibrobacter sp. region AACTTTATCACCCGAGAACAAATCCGCAACCACGCGGAAATTCTCCCGCCCTACGTTCTGGGCTGCGACTGCAGGCTTTTGCCCAAGCAACCCTGGGAAAACCCCAGCAAGTCCGGCTGGAAGGCTGTAGTTCCCTCGCATGGCAACCATTACGACGTCCCCGACTGGAGGCAACTTGCGTAAATCCCTATTTTCTCTTCTTGTATTAGCCCCCGCATTGTCCTTTGCGGCAGGTTCCGCCATTATCACCCTCGAAATGCCCGTCGGCGCACGCCAGCTGGGTATGGGTGAAGCGGGTGCTGCCCTTGCCGATGACGCAACCGCCATGTACTACAACCCGGCAGGCCTCGCCTTTGGCCCCCTCGCCGACGAATGGCGCATGAGCTATCCGGCCGAATCCAAGACCGCCCCCTTCTTCACGAGCATGGCCGCCCGAGCAAAGAACGGGTTCTTCAGCAAGAGCGAACTCTGGGCGGGTACCGCAAACGGCATCCAGAAATTTGACGGAGAACAGTGGGTAGACTATCATTCTATTACACTGCAGGGCAACGCGAAAGTCCGCGACGCCGTCAAGATTTACGTCGGAACCGAACACGGCCTCGACGAATATGTGCGCCAAGTCAAGAAATTCAACGACATCAAATCGGCCGACGACGAAAAGCACGTGGTTGAAGTCAAGATGCCCTGGAACCTGGTCGTGAAGGACACCATTACGGCAGTCCTCTACGAAAGCCGCACCGAAAAGCTCTGGGTGGGTACACCCAAGTCGCTCTACCGCTTCGACGGCAAGGCCTGGAAAAGCTACGACAGTGAACTCGGCAACCACCGTATTACCGCCCTTGTCAGTCAGGGCGCCTCTATCTGGATTGGAACCGAAGACGGACTTTTCGTGTACCGCAACGGCCAGTTCGAACAGAAAGGCAAGGTGCTTCCTAGCCAAAAAGTCCGTGCACTCGTATGGTCCGAAAACAGGAAGGAACTTTACGTGGCAGTCGAAGGTGCTGGTGTCGCAAGGCTTATCCCGAAAAAGAGCGTAAACGACAAGGACCGCTGGAGCCTGTTCACCGAAGAAGACGGCGTTATGGACAAGACCCCGACCGCACTTGCCGTCGACAGTTCGGGACACGTATGGGCCGCCCACAACGGAGGCCTCTCGCACTTTACGCTTCGCAAGTGGGAACAGGTTCAGTTCGCAGACAACAAGGTAAACGACATTTCGGTAGACCAGCGCGGAGGCATCTGGATTGCAACCGACAAGGGCGTATGGCGCCATCTGCCGGACTACGCCACCGCCAGTGGACGTAAGGCGGAACTCGAACGAGGCGCCGCCGAAGAAGAAGGCTCCACCAAGAGCGAAGACGAATGGATCCACTACCATAGCGGAAACGGACTCAGCTCCAACAAGGTGTGGGCAGTGCTTCCGCAAGGAAACGACGTATGGTTCAGTACCGCTAACGGCATGGAGCAGTTCAAGGACGCCGACTACCAGGTGACCGCCTTCTACGAAAAGCTGCTCCCGGTCTTGAACATTCCCGACCTGTACCACCTTTACGCCGGTATGACCATTCCGCTGAACGACTGGGGTACCCTCGGATTTTTCGTGAACTTCGTGAGCTTCGGTTCGACCGTCGCCTCGGGTGATGTCGACGCCGACGACTTAGTCGCCTACAACAGTTCCGAAATCGTCGGCGGCTTCAGCTACGGTACGCGTTTCCCGAACGACTGGGGCCTCGGCCTTTCCATCAAGTTCTTCTATTCCGACCTGAGCTCCGGCGCTGCGGCTGGAGCCGAAGAGGCAACCACCTTCGGTTACGCATTCGACATCGGCCTCTTGAAAAAGAACCTGCTCGTCGACAAGCTGAACTTCGCCCTCGTCCTTGCAAACATCGGCCCGAGCGTCTACTACGTGGACAAGACGATCGAAGACCCGATTCCCCTGACCTGGCGCCTTGGACTTTCGTACGAGTTGCTCTCCCTCGCCGACTACAAGTGGACGATCGTCGCCGACTATAACCGCGAAGTGGTCTACGACGACGAAAAGGGCAACCCCGAACCATTCTACATTTCCAGCTGGAAATCGCTCGCGAACCCCGAAAGAGAAGGCGACGGATTCACGGCCGTGAAGAACTCCATTATGCAGGGCGTGTTCAACCTGGGTACCGAATTCGTCTACGCGAACACGATCGCGCTGCGTGCAGGCTACCTGTATGACCAGACCGGAAAGCGAAACGAAGTGGACCTCGGTTTTGGCTTTATGCTCTCCGATGTGCTGCAGTTCGACTTCGCCACCATCAAGGACGTCGGCGACAACGACGGCGTCCGCGACGGCCAGATGCGCTTCGGGATGCTGTTCAAGTTCTAGGAATTTTCTCCGGCTAAACAAAGCCGAAGACAAAAAAATTTCCGCCGGATTCTCCGGCGGATTTTTTTGCATCTTTAAAGGACTAGGGTAAGCCTACGTGACGCTGCTTCTGCTTTTTAGGCTTTGGCGCGACAACTTCGGCTGGTGAATTCGCCGCATCGGCCTTTGCCTTTTCCTTCGCTTCGGCGGCTTCGGCCAATAGCATTTCGAGCGTTACGCGAGAGGCCTCTTGTTCAGCCTTCTTCTTGTTGCCGCCCACTCCGCGACCGTACACGCGACCGTCAACATGGACTTCAACCGTGAACACCTTCTGGTGTTCCGGTCCCGATTCATCGACCACCACATATTCCGGCACCGTGCGGAGCTTCCCTTGCAGATATTCCAAGAGTTCGCTCTTGTGGTTGATGAAGTCCTCGGCAGAGATAATTTCCTGCACGCGCGGGAAATGGAACTTGTTCAAGATAGCCCGAACCTCTTCGAGGCCGCCGTCCAGATAGACCGCGCCAAGAACCGCTTCGTAGGCGTCGGCCAAAATGCTTTCCTTGCCGCGACCACCGAGTTTTTCTTCGGCCTTGCCGACCTTCACGTACTCGCTCAGACTCCATTCCTTGGACGACTGGGCGCAGGCGTGTCCCGACACGATAGCGCTCTTGCGCTTGGAAAGTTCACCTTCCGGATCGTCGGGGTAAGTCTTGTAGAGGAATTCCGTCGTAAGCATGTTCAGCACGGAATCGCCCAGGAACTCCAGGCGTTCGTTGTTGCTCACGTAGGGCAGGTCCGTACCAGTCAGGAAAGAGCGGTGCACTAGAGCGTGCGCCAGGAGTTCAGGATCCTTGAACCGGTACCCGAGCTTCGCCTCAAGCCCGCCATCGGACTTCTGGCGAAACCAGAGTTTAAGCACTTTGTGGAGTAGATTAGATTGTTCCATAGGCATCTAGGATTTAGATAAACAGAAAGGGTAACCCGAGCCGGGTCACCCAGTCTAGTTTCTTATCGAAAGAGGCTAATAATTAAGCCTTCTTAGCTTCGATGAAGGCAACCACGTCGGCAACCTTGGCAAACTTTTCGGCGTCGGAGTCGAGGATTTCGACTTCGAATTCGTCTTCGAGGGCCATCACGAGTTCCACGCGGTCGAGGGAGTCGGCACCGAGGTCGTTACCGAATTCGGATTCCGGCTTCACATCTTCAGCCTTAACGCCGAGCTTGTCAACGATAACAGCGGTGACCTTCTTGAAAATTTCTTCGTTCATTGTAATCTCCATTTGGATTTGATTGTTTGAGTTCAAATTTAGTAAAAAATGCCTAGGCGTTCAACCCACCATCGACGCCAAGAATCTGGCCGGTGATGTAGCAGGCGTCGTCAGATGCCAAAAATGCGACTGCATTGGCCACATCTTCGGGTTTTCCGATACGTCCGAGCGGAATCTGGGCCGCATACTTTTCCTTGGTAGCGTCATCCATGGCAGCGGTCATGTCGGTACCGATAAAACCGGGGGCAATGGCGTTCACGGTAATACCGCGAGAGGCAAATTCCATGGCGTTGGAGCGGGTCATACCGATAATGCCAGCCTTGGCTGCGGCATAGTTCGCCTGACCGGCCTGGCCGTGCAGGGCGTTAATGCTAGAAATGTTCACGATACGGCCGGTACGCTTGCCCATCATGGTGCGGGCGACCGCGCGAGTGCAAAGGAACACGGAACGCAGGTTCGTAGCGATCACGGCGTCGAAGTCTTCGTCCTTCATGCGCATCAGCAAGCCATCGCGGGTAATACCGGCGTTGTTCACCAGGATGTCGACCGTGCCCATGTCAGCAATAATCTGCTTGAACACGCTCTGCACCGTTTCGGAGTCGGCCACGTTGCAAGCATAGCTCTTGACCTGCACCCCAAGTTCGGCGGAAAGTTTGGCGGCCAAATCTTCCTTGACCGAGGTGGAAAGGATGGCGACGTCAGCACCTTCGCTGGCGAGCTTGGTCGCAATGGCAAGACCGATACCGCGGGAAGCGCCGGTCACGATTGCCTTTTTACCAGTAAGTTTACCCATAGTAGTTACCTGTGGTTAGTAGTTAATAGCTTTGAGGTCGTGCTTCGCACTTTGAGGTATGAGGTCGGGGCTACGCCCCTTTGAGCTTTTTATAATCGCGCCTCCGGCGCCTTACTTTAGCTCAGAGCGAAGCGACCTCATCGCTCACTGCTCATTACCCCTTCAATGCCTGGAAAGCTTCAATCGTTTCCACCGGAGTGACCTTCACGTCGCGGCTGATCTTACGCATCAGGCCCATGAGCACCTTGCCGGAACCCACTTCGACACCCTGCGTCACGCCCAAGGACATGGCCTTGTTCATGCAGTCATTCCAACGGACCGGAGATACCAGTTGTTTCACCAAAAGTTCGGCAAGTTCGGCACCCTTCGTCACCGGTTCGGCAATCACGTTGGCGATAACCGGCTTTTCGACATCGTTAAACTTGGTCTTTGCAATCGCTTCGGCAAGGCCTGCCTGAGCGAACTGCATGAGCGGGCTGTGGAAGGCGCCGGACACGGCGAGCGGAATGGCCTTGATACCGGCGGCAACGCAGTTTTCGACGAGCTTGTTCACGCCAGCGACCGCACCGGACACCACGATCTGGCCCGGGCAGTTGATGTTTGCCGGAACCACGGTCCCCGCATCCTTCACGGCTTCGCAAAGTTCAAGAATCTTGGCTTCGTCCTGGCCCATGATAGCAGCCATGGCACCCGGATTCTTGGAACCAGCAGAGGCCATGAGTTCGCCACGGGTACGCACCAGGCGGAGGCCTTCTTCGAAGCTGAAACCACCAGCGGCGTAAATAGCGGAGTATTCACCGAGGGAGTGACCGGCCACGTAGTCAAAGGCAAAGCCTTCGGACTTGAGGAGTTCCATCACCATGGCAGACACGGTAAACAGAGCCGGCTGAGTGTTGTCGGTGCTCTTCAGAACATCTTCGGGGCCTTCGGCCATGAGCTTGGAAAGCGAGAAACCAAGAATTTCATCGGCAGCCTGCATGAGCTTCTTGGCCGGTTCAAAAGTAGAAGCGAGCGTCTGGCCCATGCCCACGTACTGGGCACCCTGGCCCGGGAAAAGCAAAATCGTCTTAGACATTATATATACCTCTGCGGCTATACCGCACTTTCAAAGTTTCGCCCACAATTTAGAAAATACGGGATAGACAAAAACGTCCCGACAGCACCGCGAGCAAGAAAACCGAAAAATAAGATTTACGGAACAATTTTAAAAGTTCGAAAAATTAACCTGCTGGACCACGATAACATTGTGTCGAATCTGGATCACTGCACTGCAACAGATTCAGCTGATGCTTGACTTCCACCACTTCCATCTTCGGAGCGGAATATTCCTTTTTCTGTTCGATTTCGTTCTTCATATAAACCTAATAGGTTGCTAGTTTAATTTTTTTCAGTTAAACATTCCAGTCGCAGAAATTCTTGAGCATCAAAAGGCCCACATCGCCACTCTTTTCCTGATGGAACTGGGTGGCAATCAGGTTGTCGCGCCCGACCATTCCCTGGAAAGTCTGCGTTCCATAAGTCGTTTCGGCAAAGGCGTATTCAGAAGGCACCACCGGGTGATACGAATGCACGTAGTAGAAATCGCAACCGCTGCGGATACCCTTCATAATCGGATGTTCACGGGTAAATTCCACCTGGTTCCACCCCATGTGCGGAATTTTCAGTCCCGGTTCGTCCTTGAAGCGCACCGCCTTTCCAGGCAAAAGTCCCAAGGTCTTTACGCCGCCATCTTCCTCGCTTTCTTCGAGGATAATCTGGCAGCCGATGCAGATGCCAAGTACCGGTTTCCCGGCATTCACCACCGTCTTGATTGCATCGCCAATACCTGTGCGGGTAAGCGTTTCCATGGCCGAGGCGGCAGCGCCGACCCCCGGGAAAATCAGGCGGGACGCCTTTGCAATTTCATCGGCATCGCGGCTAGACTTCGCATTGGCACCAATTCGTCCAAGCGCATTCATCACCGACGTCAAGTTGCCGGCATTATAGTCAACCACGATAATAGGATCTGTAGACATGAAAACCTCTCTTGGAACAAAGCTAGAAAAAATTCTCCTAGCCCAAGGCGACAGGAAACATCATTTGTCCAAAAAATCGAGCGCTTCGCCGGCGAGTTCGACGCAACGGTTGCAAGGAATCACCGCATTGGGGCGAATTTCCTTGCACTTGGTACAGCCCTTTGCACCGCGCTTGAAAAAGTCCTCGATTGCATCGGCATGGTCCGGTTGCATGAGCTTTGCCGTGTAGAGCGCCCCACAGAACCCCTCCGGCGCCTGGCCTCCGCCAAAGCCGCGAAACGTCTGCGCGGCATCCGTCGATTCCAATTCTGTCTTGCCCGTACCACGGGCATACCCGTACGCCACCGCCATGGCACAGTTGCCACGCTTATCGGCATGAAACTTTTTTGCTTCTTCTGCAATAGACATCACTGCCTCCTTGTTAAAATCAATCATGGATGCAACGGACGGAATATCCGCGATCTTTTCCGATAACCATCATCATATATCCATTTTCTATACTTTGGGTCGTTTCTCTAAAGGCTGCCATAATTTGTATCGTTGACGCTCCATAATAATCGTACATACTGGATGTCCAAAACCAAGCATACCTAAATTCGTCGCTCCTATCACAGAAGCTTCCTGGAGTAGAAGGAGTACCCGTATAGGAACAGCCTGCAGGAACTGCCGTAAAGCCGTAATCATCGGTCCCAGACCAAAGCTCATCATAATCTTTCGCCATCATCGCCTCGGGATTACTCCCCATAAACTCATAAAGAATTTTCCATTCCATAGAATCTGGTAAATGCCACCTTTCGGGGCAGACTCCCCGAATGGGATACACGGGGGAACACGTCACATAGGCTCCGCACCCCTTTGCATTTGTTCCATACATGCCCACGCTATCCACAGCGGCAGACCATGAATACAGGCGACCAAACCGGGCACAACTATCGGCATCATCATAGCACCTAGAATTCCACCCCCGCAGCCCCGGATTCGCAAGCGTATCCCCGTAATTCAGGTTTTCGGCAAACCACAGCTGGTCCCCGATATAGACCGTACGGTAGACATTTCCGTCGCGAAGGTCGCGCATCCGGTTGATTTTCCATTCCCCCTTGTCGCACCTCAGGCTTTGCACAGACACATCCGTTCCGGCGATTTCAAGCGTATCGCCTTCCAATGACGCCGTACACTTTCCCACCTTCAGTTCCTTCATCCAGTAGTTACGTATAAACTTTTCAAAATTAGGAACGGAAGCATATCCCCAGGACTTCACATTCGCGCGAATTTTGGAGAGCCCACCAGACAGATCCGCATTGATCGCCCAGTCAGCCATTTCACGTTTCGTCTTTGAATCGTCCCACGTTCCTTCCAGCTCAAACGCATTCGAAATTTCTGTCAAGAGGACCATCATATCGCTTTCGCTACGTTCCCCCTGCAAAAGAACCGACACTGCAAGGAGAGCGGCGTCGGCATTCGTCTTTCCAAATACATCCATGTCCTCGGACTGTGTTTTAAGGCCCGTCGTATCGATGTGGAAAAGTTTCATCAATTCAGCTTGCGCCTTGCTTTTGGCCGCACGGACTGTCATCTTGTCGCGGGTCACCAGGCGGTACACGCGATCATACTCCAGATGAGTCAAGAGGTTTACGTTCGCAGACCTACGCGAGAGCATGTTTGTAATGGCGCGCAACTTGATCGGCGCATTGGAAGGTTCCCCCGTCACCTCGTTACGGTAATAACCGTCCACCACAAGCAACGCGTACTGACTCACCAAATTGCGTGAAGTAAACTTGTAGTGGCCATCATCCTGCGTAATGTTACTCGTAAAGTTACCATTCGTCTGTTTTAGGGTGCGGCCATCCGAAAGTTCGTACAAATAAACAACCGACCCTTTCAGGAAAGGTCCCTTTTGCGTATAGCCCACCAAGGAATCCAGGGAAATGGGAACCACCTCCGAATCGAGAGGAAGCTCTCCCCCGACCTGGTTCAGGTACAGGGTCAGTTCATTTTCGCCACAGACGATTGTCACTAGCGAATCCGACTGGTTTACAATGGAGCAGTCCGAACCGTTCGCACCGTTTTCGCCATCGGTGCCATTTTCACCCTTATCACCCTGAACACCATCGGTTCCGTTTTTGCCATTTTCGCCATCGGAACCCTTTTGCCCCTTACGACCATTTTCACCATTCGTTCCGTTGATGCCTTTACTGATAAAGCCGACACTATCACCGTCACACACAATCTTATAGCCATTTCTTGTGGGCAATTCCGCCATGGAGCAATTATGCAAAGTATCCTTGAAAGAATCCTCTGTCGCTACCCATTTTCCCGCAGAACAGGTCCGAGTGGATTTGTCCTTCTTTATCCACGCCATGGAGCCTTCGTTTTCGGCACCACATTCGGGAAGCTTTTCGACAGTCTCCGCAACAACCATATCGGAATTCCACACCTCGGTCACCGATTCAATGGTTTTCTGTTCACCGCAAGCAACAAGAATCAATGCTAACAGACAAATAAAGTACTTTATATTCATAACTTAGTTATCCTTTACGCAGCGAACCGGGTACGCATCAT contains the following coding sequences:
- the acpP gene encoding acyl carrier protein, with the translated sequence MNEEIFKKVTAVIVDKLGVKAEDVKPESEFGNDLGADSLDRVELVMALEDEFEVEILDSDAEKFAKVADVVAFIEAKKA
- the hisH gene encoding imidazole glycerol phosphate synthase subunit HisH, which translates into the protein MSTDPIIVVDYNAGNLTSVMNALGRIGANAKSSRDADEIAKASRLIFPGVGAAASAMETLTRTGIGDAIKTVVNAGKPVLGICIGCQIILEESEEDGGVKTLGLLPGKAVRFKDEPGLKIPHMGWNQVEFTREHPIMKGIRSGCDFYYVHSYHPVVPSEYAFAETTYGTQTFQGMVGRDNLIATQFHQEKSGDVGLLMLKNFCDWNV
- a CDS encoding PorV/PorQ family protein, with protein sequence MRKSLFSLLVLAPALSFAAGSAIITLEMPVGARQLGMGEAGAALADDATAMYYNPAGLAFGPLADEWRMSYPAESKTAPFFTSMAARAKNGFFSKSELWAGTANGIQKFDGEQWVDYHSITLQGNAKVRDAVKIYVGTEHGLDEYVRQVKKFNDIKSADDEKHVVEVKMPWNLVVKDTITAVLYESRTEKLWVGTPKSLYRFDGKAWKSYDSELGNHRITALVSQGASIWIGTEDGLFVYRNGQFEQKGKVLPSQKVRALVWSENRKELYVAVEGAGVARLIPKKSVNDKDRWSLFTEEDGVMDKTPTALAVDSSGHVWAAHNGGLSHFTLRKWEQVQFADNKVNDISVDQRGGIWIATDKGVWRHLPDYATASGRKAELERGAAEEEGSTKSEDEWIHYHSGNGLSSNKVWAVLPQGNDVWFSTANGMEQFKDADYQVTAFYEKLLPVLNIPDLYHLYAGMTIPLNDWGTLGFFVNFVSFGSTVASGDVDADDLVAYNSSEIVGGFSYGTRFPNDWGLGLSIKFFYSDLSSGAAAGAEEATTFGYAFDIGLLKKNLLVDKLNFALVLANIGPSVYYVDKTIEDPIPLTWRLGLSYELLSLADYKWTIVADYNREVVYDDEKGNPEPFYISSWKSLANPEREGDGFTAVKNSIMQGVFNLGTEFVYANTIALRAGYLYDQTGKRNEVDLGFGFMLSDVLQFDFATIKDVGDNDGVRDGQMRFGMLFKF
- the fabD gene encoding ACP S-malonyltransferase; the protein is MSKTILLFPGQGAQYVGMGQTLASTFEPAKKLMQAADEILGFSLSKLMAEGPEDVLKSTDNTQPALFTVSAMVMELLKSEGFAFDYVAGHSLGEYSAIYAAGGFSFEEGLRLVRTRGELMASAGSKNPGAMAAIMGQDEAKILELCEAVKDAGTVVPANINCPGQIVVSGAVAGVNKLVENCVAAGIKAIPLAVSGAFHSPLMQFAQAGLAEAIAKTKFNDVEKPVIANVIAEPVTKGAELAELLVKQLVSPVRWNDCMNKAMSLGVTQGVEVGSGKVLMGLMRKISRDVKVTPVETIEAFQALKG
- the fabG gene encoding 3-oxoacyl-[acyl-carrier-protein] reductase; protein product: MGKLTGKKAIVTGASRGIGLAIATKLASEGADVAILSTSVKEDLAAKLSAELGVQVKSYACNVADSETVQSVFKQIIADMGTVDILVNNAGITRDGLLMRMKDEDFDAVIATNLRSVFLCTRAVARTMMGKRTGRIVNISSINALHGQAGQANYAAAKAGIIGMTRSNAMEFASRGITVNAIAPGFIGTDMTAAMDDATKEKYAAQIPLGRIGKPEDVANAVAFLASDDACYITGQILGVDGGLNA
- the rnc gene encoding ribonuclease III; this translates as MEQSNLLHKVLKLWFRQKSDGGLEAKLGYRFKDPELLAHALVHRSFLTGTDLPYVSNNERLEFLGDSVLNMLTTEFLYKTYPDDPEGELSKRKSAIVSGHACAQSSKEWSLSEYVKVGKAEEKLGGRGKESILADAYEAVLGAVYLDGGLEEVRAILNKFHFPRVQEIISAEDFINHKSELLEYLQGKLRTVPEYVVVDESGPEHQKVFTVEVHVDGRVYGRGVGGNKKKAEQEASRVTLEMLLAEAAEAKEKAKADAANSPAEVVAPKPKKQKQRHVGLP
- a CDS encoding FISUMP domain-containing protein; protein product: MNIKYFICLLALILVACGEQKTIESVTEVWNSDMVVAETVEKLPECGAENEGSMAWIKKDKSTRTCSAGKWVATEDSFKDTLHNCSMAELPTRNGYKIVCDGDSVGFISKGINGTNGENGRKGQKGSDGENGKNGTDGVQGDKGENGTDGENGANGSDCSIVNQSDSLVTIVCGENELTLYLNQVGGELPLDSEVVPISLDSLVGYTQKGPFLKGSVVYLYELSDGRTLKQTNGNFTSNITQDDGHYKFTSRNLVSQYALLVVDGYYRNEVTGEPSNAPIKLRAITNMLSRRSANVNLLTHLEYDRVYRLVTRDKMTVRAAKSKAQAELMKLFHIDTTGLKTQSEDMDVFGKTNADAALLAVSVLLQGERSESDMMVLLTEISNAFELEGTWDDSKTKREMADWAINADLSGGLSKIRANVKSWGYASVPNFEKFIRNYWMKELKVGKCTASLEGDTLEIAGTDVSVQSLRCDKGEWKINRMRDLRDGNVYRTVYIGDQLWFAENLNYGDTLANPGLRGWNSRCYDDADSCARFGRLYSWSAAVDSVGMYGTNAKGCGAYVTCSPVYPIRGVCPERWHLPDSMEWKILYEFMGSNPEAMMAKDYDELWSGTDDYGFTAVPAGCSYTGTPSTPGSFCDRSDEFRYAWFWTSSMYDYYGASTIQIMAAFRETTQSIENGYMMMVIGKDRGYSVRCIHD